In Babylonia areolata isolate BAREFJ2019XMU chromosome 10, ASM4173473v1, whole genome shotgun sequence, the following proteins share a genomic window:
- the LOC143286562 gene encoding lysoplasmalogenase TMEM86A-like, with protein sequence MTKPLNVLKSVGPKLVPFFKTVAIYFVLYGSSESTSLLFCIAKCLPIVSLIFFVLLHGMSLNEYYRYSRLILIGLIFSAVGDAFLVWKASYLNFECGVLMFAMAQVNYARAFGFRPFNVYAGAAFTALGCGFYSFLSPGLKGMMEYLCPMYLILICIMGWRAVARVQFFDELWTWTKLCGCAGAIFFMTSDLLIAIDTFIVKVPFSHQLIMVTYYAAQLGISLSVVDSQVEEVIRIQTQGQSPDVIDNVKGHLEHLSSQLNKENVRSQLESLSNRVDTVKENLSHRVDTVKENLSHRVDTVKEKVDSVKENLSNRVDTVKENLSQRVDTVKEKVDSVKENLSQRVDYVKENLSHGVGCVRENLTTQVGHLSHRVDCVKENLSQRVDSVKEKVDSVKENLSQRVDSVKENLSQGVDNVRGQLENISGQITNHFAAGPPKQD encoded by the exons atgaCGAAGCCATTGAATGTG CTGAAAAGTGTGGGCCCCAAGCTGGTTCCCTTCTTCAAAACTGTGGCCATCTACTTTGTGCTGTATGGCAGCAGTGAGAGCACCTCCCTGCTCTTCTGCATCGCCAAATGTCTGCCCATCGTCTCCCtcatcttcttcgtcctcctccatgGGATGAGCCTCAACGAGTACTACCGCTACTCACGCCTCATTCTCATCGGCCTCATCTTTTCAGCGGTGGGCGACGCTTTCCTGGTGTGGAAGGCCAGCTACCTGAACTTTGAGTGTGGCGTGCTGATGTTTGCCATGGCCCAGGTGAACTACGCTAGAGCCTTCGGCTTTCGCCCATTCAACGTGTATGCCGGGGCGGCTTTCACGGCACTGGGCTGTGGGTTCTACTCTTTCTTGAGTCCAG GGCTGAAAGGGATGATGGAATACCTGTGTCCCATGTACCTGATCCTGATTTGCATCATGGGATGGCGAGCCGTGGCGCGAGTGCAGTTTTTCGATGAGCTGTGGACGTGGACCAAGCTGTGCGGCTGTGCTGGAGCCATTTTCTTCATGACCTCTGACCTCTTGATTGCCATTGATACCTTCATTGTCAAG GTGCCCTTCTCCCACCAGCTGATCATGGTCACGTACTATGCGGCCCAGCTGGGCATCTCCCTGTCGGTGGTGGACAGCCAGGTGGAGGAGGTCATCCGCATCCAGACCCAGGGCCAGAGCCCGGACGTCATCGACAACGTCAAGGGCCACCTGGAGCACCTTTCCAGCCAGCTCAACAAGGAGAACGTGCGCAGCCAGCTAGAGAGCCTCTCCAACCGCGTGGACACGGTCAAGGAGAACCTCTCGCACCGGGTGGACACGGTCAAGGAGAACCTCTCGCACCGGGTGGACACGGTCAAGGAGAAGGTGGATTCGGTCAAGGAGAACCTCTCCAACCGCGTGGACACGGTCAAGGAGAACCTCTCGCAGCGCGTGGACACGGTCAAGGAGAAGGTGGACTCGGTCAAGGAGAACCTCTCGCAGCGGGTGGACTACGTCAAGGAGAACCTCTCCCACGGGGTGGGCTGCGTCAGGGAGAACCTGACCACCCAGGTGGGGCACCTGTCGCACCGTGTCGACTGCGTCAAGGAGAACCTCTCGCAGCGCGTCGACTCGGTCAAGGAGAAGGTGGACTCGGTCAAGGAGAACCTCTCGCAGCGCGTCGACTCGGTCAAGGAGAACCTCTCGCAGGGCGTGGACAATGTCAGGGGTCAGCTGGAGAACATCTCGGGCCAAATAACCAATCACTTTGCTGCTGGGCCCCCTAAGCAGGATTGA